In Oncorhynchus nerka isolate Pitt River linkage group LG26, Oner_Uvic_2.0, whole genome shotgun sequence, one DNA window encodes the following:
- the LOC135564685 gene encoding transmembrane protein 238-like: protein MEPTYRGLGRCSCAFWLAVSFDIFGLLVLLIGVFADIFFYDFLIYAGAIIIFLSLVWWVFWYTGNIEVPPEELEDDVGLLKKERGIAGAVRRLSNRLSNSVRNSLRRNGGPPRGVARRAGTGLSTTHMRDAQQQPKPPPVVLTMGPLDEDMHTVSASVDTDIPVPHTATETSAI, encoded by the coding sequence ATGGAGCCGACGTACCGCGGTCTAGGTCGCTGTTCCTGCGCCTTTTGGTTGGCAGTGTCCTTCGACATATTCGGGCTGCTTGTTCTTTTGATCGGTGTTTTTGCGGACATATTCTTCTATGACTTTTTAATCTACGCCGGGGCCATCATCATCTTCCTCAGCCTCGTCTGGTGGGTGTTCTGGTACACGGGCAACATCGAGGTCCCCCCGGAGGAGCTGGAGGATGACGTCGGGCTCTTGAAGAAGGAGCGGGGCATCGCAGGTGCGGTGAGGCGGTTATCCAACCGTCTCTCCAACAGTGTCAGGAACTCTCTGCGGCGGAATGGAGGCCCCCCCCGCGGGGTCGCGAGAAGGGCAGGGACTGGGCTTTCTACGACACACATGAGGGATGCCCAACAGCAACCGAAGCCCCCGCCTGTCGTATTGACGATGGGGCCGCTTGATGAGGACATGCACACGGTGTCTGCATCCGTGGACACTGACATACCTGTTCCGCACACAGCTACAGAGACCTCGGCCATATGA
- the LOC115110834 gene encoding eukaryotic peptide chain release factor GTP-binding subunit ERF3A-like isoform X1: MDPRDAAPDSWEQEDDVEAPVDGKLDSELAALNVNAKPFVPNINAVEFVPSFFQKGPSEDPDSGADVEPVVATMAVAETAAPVENGDSEMTTEETWDLKGVEPNEEEPGGGPGCDGGPIVVEEILEEEVLEEEEDVPIIPKVVALPPDAPKKEHVNVVFIGHVDAGKSTIGGQIMYLTGMVEKRTLEKYEREAKEKNRETWYLSWALDTNQEERDKGKTVEVGRAYFETEKKHFTILDAPGHKSFVPNMIGGASQADLAVLVISARKGEFETGFEKGGQTREHAMLAKTAGVKHLIILVNKMDDPTVNWSLERYEECKEKLVPFLKKVGFNPKKDIHFMPCSGLTGANLKEPVESCTWYTGLPFIPHLDSLPNLNRASDGPVRLPIVDKYKDMGTVILGKLESGSISKAQQLVMMPNRHTVEVLSLLSDDVETDDASPGENLKLRLKGIEEEEILPGFILCNAENLCHSGRTFDAQIVIIEHKSIICPGYNAVLHIHTCIEEVQITALICLVDKKSGEKSKTRPRFVKQDQVCIARLRTAGTICLETFKDFPQMGRFTLRDEGKTIAIGKVLKLVAERD, encoded by the exons ATGGACCCGAGAGACGCTGCCCCTGATTCTTGGGAACAAGAGGATGATGTTGAGGCCCCGGTCGACGGGAAACTCGATTCCGAATTGGCCGCCCTCAACGTGAATGCCAAGCCGTTTGTCCCCAACATAAATGCCGTCGAATTTGTCCCGTCCTTCTTTCAGAAAGGCCCCTCGGAAGATCCTGATTCCGGTG CTGACGTTGAACCAGTTGTTGCCACCATGGCGGTCGCAGAAACTGCAG CCCCAGTGGAGAATGGTGACTCTGAAATGACCACAGAGGAGACATGGGACCTGAAAGGGGTGGAGCCCAATGAGGAAGAACCAGGAGGAGGGCCTGGTTGTGACGGGGGACCAATAGTTGTTGAGGAGATTCTGGAGGAGGAAGtcctagaggaggaggaagacgtgCCAATCATACCTAAAGTGGTCGCTCTCCCACCAGACGCGCCCAAGAAGGAACATGTGAACGTGGTGTTCATCGGTCATGTTG ATGCTGGCAAATCTACCATCGGGGGACAAATCAT GTATTTAACAGGCATGGTAGAGAAGAGAACTCTGGAGAAGTATGAAAGAGAAGCCAAGGAGAAGAACAGGGAAACCTG GTACCTCTCCTGGGCCCTGGACACTAACCAGGAGGAGCGAGACAAGGGGAAGACTGTGGAGGTGGGCAGAGCGTACTTTGAAACTGAGAAAAAGCACTTTACCATCCTGGACGCTCCAGGCCACAAAAGCTTTGTGCCCAATATGATCGGAGGAGCGTCGCAGGCTGACCTGGCTGTGCTG GTGATCTCAGCCAGGAAGGGAGAGTTTGAGACGGGCTTTGAGAAGGGTGGACAGACACGGGAGCACGCCATGTTGGCCAAAACGGCGGGGGTGAAGCATCTGATCATTCTCGTCAACAAAATGGACGATCCCACAGTGAACTGGAGCCTAGAGAG GTATGAAGAATGCAAGGAAAAACTAGTGCCATTTTTGAAGAAGGTTGGCTTCAACCCGAAGAAAGACATTCACTTCATGCCCTGCTCTGGCCTCACAGGAGCCAACCTCAAGGAGCCTGTTGAGTCGTGCACTTGGTATAC AGGGTTACCATTCATTCCACATCTGGACAGTTTGCCAAACTTAAACAGAGCGAGCGACGGACCAGTCAGATTACCCATCGTAGACAAATACAAG GACATGGGTACTGTCATCCTGGGGAAACTGGAGTCGGGGTCCATCAGTAAAGCACAGCAGCTTGTCATGATGCCAAACAGG CACACAGTGGAGGTGTTGAGCCTGCTGAGTGATGACGTGGAGACAGACGATGCTTCTCCTGGAGAGAACCTGAAGCTGAGACTGAAGGGCATCGAGGAGGAGGAGATCCTGCCAGGCTTCATCCTCTGTAACGCTGAGAACCTCTGCCACTCTGGACGCACCTTTGACGCCCAG ATTGTCATCATTGAACACAAGTCCATTATCTGCCCTGGTTACAATGCTGTCCTCCACATCCACACCTGCATCGAAGAAGTGCAAATTACG GCCTTAATCTGTCTGGTAGACAAGAAGTCGGGAGAGAAAAGTAAGACGCGACCGCGCTTTGTGAAACAGGACCAGGTGTGCATTGCCCGTCTGCGCACCGCCGGAACCATCTGCCTTGAAACATTCAAAGACTTCCCCCAGATGGGACGGTTCACCCTACGGGATGAAG GTAAGACCATTGCCATTGGTAAGGTGTTGAAGCTCGTTGCTGAGAGGGACTGA
- the LOC115110834 gene encoding eukaryotic peptide chain release factor GTP-binding subunit ERF3A-like isoform X2, which yields MSIKLVEGSLKSPVENGDSEMTTEETWDLKGVEPNEEEPGGGPGCDGGPIVVEEILEEEVLEEEEDVPIIPKVVALPPDAPKKEHVNVVFIGHVDAGKSTIGGQIMYLTGMVEKRTLEKYEREAKEKNRETWYLSWALDTNQEERDKGKTVEVGRAYFETEKKHFTILDAPGHKSFVPNMIGGASQADLAVLVISARKGEFETGFEKGGQTREHAMLAKTAGVKHLIILVNKMDDPTVNWSLERYEECKEKLVPFLKKVGFNPKKDIHFMPCSGLTGANLKEPVESCTWYTGLPFIPHLDSLPNLNRASDGPVRLPIVDKYKDMGTVILGKLESGSISKAQQLVMMPNRHTVEVLSLLSDDVETDDASPGENLKLRLKGIEEEEILPGFILCNAENLCHSGRTFDAQIVIIEHKSIICPGYNAVLHIHTCIEEVQITALICLVDKKSGEKSKTRPRFVKQDQVCIARLRTAGTICLETFKDFPQMGRFTLRDEGKTIAIGKVLKLVAERD from the exons ATGTCAATCAAATTGGTTGAGGGTTCACTAAAGT CCCCAGTGGAGAATGGTGACTCTGAAATGACCACAGAGGAGACATGGGACCTGAAAGGGGTGGAGCCCAATGAGGAAGAACCAGGAGGAGGGCCTGGTTGTGACGGGGGACCAATAGTTGTTGAGGAGATTCTGGAGGAGGAAGtcctagaggaggaggaagacgtgCCAATCATACCTAAAGTGGTCGCTCTCCCACCAGACGCGCCCAAGAAGGAACATGTGAACGTGGTGTTCATCGGTCATGTTG ATGCTGGCAAATCTACCATCGGGGGACAAATCAT GTATTTAACAGGCATGGTAGAGAAGAGAACTCTGGAGAAGTATGAAAGAGAAGCCAAGGAGAAGAACAGGGAAACCTG GTACCTCTCCTGGGCCCTGGACACTAACCAGGAGGAGCGAGACAAGGGGAAGACTGTGGAGGTGGGCAGAGCGTACTTTGAAACTGAGAAAAAGCACTTTACCATCCTGGACGCTCCAGGCCACAAAAGCTTTGTGCCCAATATGATCGGAGGAGCGTCGCAGGCTGACCTGGCTGTGCTG GTGATCTCAGCCAGGAAGGGAGAGTTTGAGACGGGCTTTGAGAAGGGTGGACAGACACGGGAGCACGCCATGTTGGCCAAAACGGCGGGGGTGAAGCATCTGATCATTCTCGTCAACAAAATGGACGATCCCACAGTGAACTGGAGCCTAGAGAG GTATGAAGAATGCAAGGAAAAACTAGTGCCATTTTTGAAGAAGGTTGGCTTCAACCCGAAGAAAGACATTCACTTCATGCCCTGCTCTGGCCTCACAGGAGCCAACCTCAAGGAGCCTGTTGAGTCGTGCACTTGGTATAC AGGGTTACCATTCATTCCACATCTGGACAGTTTGCCAAACTTAAACAGAGCGAGCGACGGACCAGTCAGATTACCCATCGTAGACAAATACAAG GACATGGGTACTGTCATCCTGGGGAAACTGGAGTCGGGGTCCATCAGTAAAGCACAGCAGCTTGTCATGATGCCAAACAGG CACACAGTGGAGGTGTTGAGCCTGCTGAGTGATGACGTGGAGACAGACGATGCTTCTCCTGGAGAGAACCTGAAGCTGAGACTGAAGGGCATCGAGGAGGAGGAGATCCTGCCAGGCTTCATCCTCTGTAACGCTGAGAACCTCTGCCACTCTGGACGCACCTTTGACGCCCAG ATTGTCATCATTGAACACAAGTCCATTATCTGCCCTGGTTACAATGCTGTCCTCCACATCCACACCTGCATCGAAGAAGTGCAAATTACG GCCTTAATCTGTCTGGTAGACAAGAAGTCGGGAGAGAAAAGTAAGACGCGACCGCGCTTTGTGAAACAGGACCAGGTGTGCATTGCCCGTCTGCGCACCGCCGGAACCATCTGCCTTGAAACATTCAAAGACTTCCCCCAGATGGGACGGTTCACCCTACGGGATGAAG GTAAGACCATTGCCATTGGTAAGGTGTTGAAGCTCGTTGCTGAGAGGGACTGA